In Nitrospirota bacterium, a single window of DNA contains:
- the cooS gene encoding anaerobic carbon-monoxide dehydrogenase catalytic subunit encodes MEKTPHTRSASPDAQKIIEWGRQHDITTCFERAEKMKPCPIGEKGACCKVCHMGPCRFTGKNAEEEMRGICGAHLPTVAARNLLRMVAAGTAAHSDHARDMALTLLAVAEGEAKDFRITDVKKLYKVAGILDIEYGEGRSVNDVARDVATRLLEDFGRQNGHINYLKRAPRKTQERWEKWGIIPRGIDREVVEAMHRTCIGVDHDPDHVLLHALRTSLADGWAGSMISTDITDILFGTPKPVKAEASFGIFLEDQVNLIVHGHEPSLAEQIVEAASDPKLVEYAKSKGAKGINVGGMCCTANEVLMRHGIPTAGGFTNQELGLMTGLIDAMSVDVQCIMPAITELSKKFHTKVITTSPKAMIPGAVHVEYDEHRAREVAEEIIRLAIDNFPNRKAEGSHITEKYPVVAGFSQEYIEYMQGGRWRASFRPLNDAIMAGRVRGVVGLAGCDNPRVPATGIHRFLATELIKNDVLIVSTGCGSAACGTAGYLTPETALEQAGPGLKEVCEAIGIPPILHLGACVDNSRILTIASAMAAEGGLSDEIGGMPAVGIAPEWMSEKAVAIGCYFAASGVPVIFGGDSPVGASKVVTDIMTDTWFERFKGCLRFEPDPEKILQMTLEYIDKAREELKLRPYEPGRFGTERVLMDMAARRKLEEADKHVKPHLGIS; translated from the coding sequence ATGGAGAAGACTCCTCACACGCGAAGCGCCAGTCCGGATGCTCAGAAAATCATAGAGTGGGGGCGCCAGCACGACATCACCACGTGCTTCGAGCGCGCCGAGAAGATGAAGCCCTGCCCCATCGGCGAGAAGGGGGCCTGCTGCAAGGTCTGCCACATGGGACCCTGCCGCTTCACCGGCAAGAACGCCGAGGAGGAGATGCGCGGCATCTGCGGGGCGCATCTGCCCACCGTGGCCGCCCGGAACCTCCTGAGAATGGTTGCGGCCGGCACGGCGGCCCACTCCGACCATGCCCGGGACATGGCCCTCACCCTTCTGGCCGTTGCCGAGGGGGAGGCCAAGGACTTCCGCATCACGGACGTCAAGAAGCTCTACAAGGTGGCCGGCATCCTGGACATCGAGTACGGCGAGGGCAGGTCCGTCAATGACGTGGCCCGCGACGTCGCCACCAGGCTGCTGGAGGACTTCGGCAGGCAGAACGGCCACATCAACTACCTCAAACGGGCGCCCCGAAAGACCCAGGAGCGGTGGGAGAAGTGGGGCATCATCCCCCGCGGCATCGACCGCGAGGTGGTGGAGGCCATGCACCGGACCTGCATCGGCGTGGACCACGACCCGGACCACGTGCTCCTGCACGCCCTCAGGACCTCGCTGGCCGACGGCTGGGCGGGCTCGATGATATCCACCGACATCACCGACATCCTCTTCGGCACGCCCAAGCCGGTGAAGGCGGAGGCCAGCTTCGGCATATTCCTGGAGGACCAGGTCAACCTCATCGTCCACGGGCACGAGCCCTCGCTGGCCGAGCAGATTGTGGAGGCGGCCTCGGACCCCAAGCTCGTGGAGTACGCCAAGAGCAAGGGGGCCAAGGGCATCAACGTCGGAGGCATGTGCTGCACCGCCAACGAGGTCCTCATGCGCCACGGCATTCCCACCGCCGGCGGGTTCACGAACCAGGAGCTGGGCCTCATGACGGGCCTCATAGACGCCATGAGCGTGGACGTGCAGTGCATCATGCCGGCCATTACGGAGCTTTCCAAGAAGTTCCACACCAAGGTCATCACGACCTCCCCGAAGGCGATGATTCCCGGCGCCGTGCACGTCGAGTACGACGAGCACCGTGCCCGCGAGGTGGCCGAGGAGATCATCAGGCTCGCCATCGACAATTTCCCCAACAGGAAGGCCGAGGGAAGCCACATCACCGAGAAGTACCCGGTGGTGGCGGGCTTCTCCCAGGAGTACATCGAGTACATGCAGGGGGGACGCTGGAGGGCGAGCTTCAGGCCCCTGAACGACGCCATCATGGCGGGCCGCGTCCGCGGCGTGGTGGGCCTGGCCGGCTGCGACAACCCCCGGGTTCCCGCCACCGGCATACACCGGTTCCTGGCCACGGAGCTCATCAAGAACGACGTGCTGATTGTCTCCACCGGGTGCGGGTCGGCGGCCTGCGGCACCGCGGGCTACCTCACGCCGGAGACCGCCCTGGAGCAGGCGGGGCCCGGCTTGAAGGAGGTCTGCGAGGCCATCGGCATCCCGCCCATACTGCACCTGGGGGCCTGCGTGGACAACTCCCGGATTCTGACCATCGCCTCGGCCATGGCCGCCGAGGGCGGCCTCTCCGACGAAATCGGCGGCATGCCCGCCGTGGGCATCGCGCCGGAGTGGATGAGCGAGAAGGCCGTGGCCATCGGCTGCTACTTCGCCGCCAGCGGCGTACCCGTCATCTTCGGCGGCGACTCCCCGGTGGGGGCCAGCAAGGTGGTCACCGACATCATGACCGACACGTGGTTCGAACGGTTCAAGGGCTGCCTGCGCTTCGAGCCCGACCCGGAGAAGATCCTCCAGATGACCCTGGAGTATATCGACAAGGCCCGCGAGGAGCTGAAGCTCCGCCCCTACGAGCCGGGCAGGTTCGGTACCGAAAGGGTGCTCATGGACATGGCGGCCCGCCGGAAGCTGGAAGAGGCCGACAAGCACGTCAAACCACATCTGGGCATCTCGTAG